Proteins encoded by one window of Burkholderia plantarii:
- a CDS encoding extracellular solute-binding protein, producing MPIPPFRAAAPRRVSDVRAPDGRRSAAWRLPLMLLALLWGAAAALPAHAVYAIAQYGEPKYPPGFRHFDYVNPDAPKGGTLVLANPNRLTTFDKFNPFTLRGNPAPGLDAIFESLTTGSADEPASAYGLLADDIAIAPDHLSVTFHLNPRARFSNGDPVTAADVKYSFDTLKSPRAAPQYAAYFSEIARVVAVDPATVRFEFTRTDRELPLIAGAVPVFSRKWGVKPDGTRVPFDQLAFQPPIGSGPYLIDHYDSGRTITYRRDPHYWGAALPVRVGTNNFDRIVYKLYGDSVARLEAFKAGEYDVLVEYIARNWVRRDVGKRFDDGELIKHEFRQHNGAGMQGFLMNLRRPLFQDVRVREALDLAFDFEWLNRQLFYGGYTRLNSYFADTELQARGTPDEGELAILGPLRGQLDPAVFGPMPEQPDTNPPGSLRANLLKARALLAEAGWTYRDGALRNAKGEPFRFEILDDSGGGMEPVVTAYQRNLAKLGIEARFRTADFALLQKRLDAFDYDMTTVRYPGVQVPGAEQATRFASRYADQPGSSNLIGLKSPAVDAILKTLVQAQTREQLLDATHALDRVLMHGYYVVPQWYSAMHRVAYKHTLAYPATLPLYYSADDWVASMWWAKPDAAARPAP from the coding sequence ATGCCGATTCCGCCGTTCCGGGCCGCCGCGCCTCGTCGTGTTTCCGATGTCCGTGCGCCGGATGGCCGGCGCTCCGCCGCATGGCGCTTGCCGCTCATGCTGCTGGCGCTGCTGTGGGGCGCCGCCGCAGCGCTTCCCGCCCACGCGGTCTACGCGATCGCGCAATACGGCGAGCCGAAATACCCGCCCGGCTTCCGGCACTTCGACTACGTGAACCCCGATGCGCCGAAGGGGGGCACGCTGGTGCTCGCGAACCCGAACCGGCTCACGACCTTCGACAAGTTCAATCCGTTCACGCTGCGTGGCAACCCGGCGCCCGGCCTCGACGCGATCTTCGAAAGCCTGACCACCGGCAGCGCCGACGAGCCGGCCAGCGCCTACGGCCTGCTCGCCGACGACATCGCGATCGCCCCCGATCATCTCTCGGTCACGTTCCACCTGAACCCGCGCGCGCGCTTCTCGAACGGCGACCCGGTCACGGCGGCCGACGTCAAGTATTCGTTCGACACGCTGAAGAGCCCGCGGGCGGCGCCGCAGTACGCCGCCTATTTCTCCGAGATCGCGCGCGTGGTGGCGGTCGATCCGGCCACGGTGCGCTTCGAGTTCACGCGCACCGACCGCGAGCTGCCGCTGATCGCGGGCGCGGTGCCGGTGTTCTCGCGCAAGTGGGGGGTGAAGCCGGACGGCACGCGCGTGCCGTTCGACCAGCTCGCGTTCCAGCCGCCGATCGGCAGCGGCCCCTACCTGATCGACCACTACGACAGCGGACGCACCATCACCTACCGGCGCGACCCGCACTACTGGGGCGCCGCGCTGCCGGTACGGGTCGGCACCAACAACTTCGATCGCATCGTCTACAAGCTCTACGGCGACAGCGTCGCGCGGCTCGAGGCCTTCAAGGCCGGCGAGTACGACGTGCTGGTCGAATACATCGCGCGCAACTGGGTGCGCCGCGACGTGGGCAAGCGCTTCGACGACGGCGAACTGATCAAGCACGAGTTCCGCCAGCACAACGGCGCGGGCATGCAGGGCTTCCTGATGAACCTGCGCCGGCCGCTGTTCCAGGACGTGCGCGTGCGCGAGGCGCTCGATCTCGCGTTCGATTTCGAATGGCTGAACCGGCAGCTGTTCTACGGCGGCTACACGCGCCTGAACAGCTACTTCGCCGACACCGAGCTGCAGGCGCGCGGCACGCCGGACGAGGGCGAACTCGCGATCCTCGGGCCGCTGCGCGGGCAGCTCGACCCGGCCGTGTTCGGCCCGATGCCCGAGCAGCCCGATACGAACCCGCCTGGCTCGCTGCGCGCCAACCTGCTCAAGGCGCGCGCGCTGCTGGCCGAGGCCGGCTGGACCTACCGCGACGGCGCGCTGCGCAACGCGAAGGGCGAGCCGTTCCGCTTCGAGATCCTCGACGATTCGGGCGGCGGGATGGAGCCGGTGGTCACCGCCTATCAGCGCAATCTCGCCAAGCTCGGCATCGAGGCTCGCTTTCGCACCGCCGATTTCGCGCTGCTGCAAAAGCGCCTCGACGCGTTCGACTACGACATGACGACGGTGCGCTACCCGGGCGTGCAGGTGCCCGGCGCCGAGCAGGCCACGCGCTTCGCGAGCCGCTACGCGGACCAGCCCGGTTCGAGCAACCTGATCGGGCTGAAGTCGCCGGCCGTCGACGCGATCCTGAAGACGCTGGTGCAGGCGCAGACGCGCGAGCAACTGCTCGACGCCACCCATGCGCTCGACCGCGTGCTGATGCACGGCTATTACGTGGTGCCGCAGTGGTACAGCGCGATGCACCGCGTCGCCTACAAGCACACGCTCGCCTACCCGGCCACGCTGCCGCTGTACTATTCGGCCGATGACTGGGTGGCGTCGATGTGGTGGGCGAAACCCGACGCGGCGGCGCGCCCGGCACCTTGA
- a CDS encoding GntR family transcriptional regulator, producing MVRKPARASDVGRSKAHMVAAALERDILSGRLPHGGQLESESELVERFAVSRNTVRKGLDLLTTSGLITRRGGIGSFVTFHGQTIDGSLGWSTALERAGGSTQTRLLQLAIVDDEALAHELGLASPRFVAIDRMRLMGEGAAISLERSRLPFSDELAALPLEGLVGGSLYRTLAQHGIVADHGEQWAEVVALEADDAKRLKRRAGTPFLRSRRLTRDRDDRIMEYVVSLLDPAHFALHLEF from the coding sequence ATGGTTCGCAAACCGGCCAGGGCGTCCGACGTCGGGCGTTCGAAGGCACACATGGTCGCGGCGGCGCTCGAGCGCGACATCCTGAGCGGACGGCTGCCGCACGGCGGCCAGCTGGAAAGCGAGAGCGAGCTGGTGGAGCGCTTCGCGGTGAGCCGCAACACGGTCCGCAAGGGCCTCGATCTGCTGACGACGAGCGGCCTCATCACGCGGCGCGGCGGCATCGGCTCGTTCGTCACGTTCCACGGGCAGACCATCGACGGTTCGCTCGGCTGGAGCACGGCGCTCGAACGCGCGGGCGGCAGCACGCAAACCAGACTGCTGCAGCTCGCGATCGTCGACGACGAGGCGCTCGCGCACGAACTCGGCCTTGCCTCGCCGCGCTTCGTCGCGATCGACCGGATGCGGCTGATGGGCGAGGGCGCCGCGATCTCGCTCGAACGCAGCCGCCTGCCGTTCTCGGACGAACTCGCCGCGCTGCCGCTCGAAGGGCTGGTGGGCGGCTCGCTGTACCGGACGCTCGCGCAGCACGGCATCGTCGCCGACCACGGCGAGCAGTGGGCCGAGGTGGTGGCGCTCGAGGCCGACGACGCGAAGCGGCTCAAGCGCCGCGCCGGCACGCCGTTCCTGCGCTCGCGGCGCCTCACGCGCGATCGCGACGACCGGATCATGGAGTACGTCGTGAGCCTGCTCGATCCCGCTCACTTTGCCCTGCACCTGGAATTCTGA
- a CDS encoding ADP-ribosylglycohydrolase family protein codes for MSNPRTDSPSTTADAARFDRARGAFYGLALGDAFGMPTQSLSREAIRARFGRITRLVDAGPDQPIAPNLRAGSITDDTEQAVLVAQLLVDGHGTIAPLEFARRLIAWEADMKARGSLDLLGPSTRRATQAIVDGEDVTRAGRFGTTNGAAMRVTPVGIATPLDAPEAFVDAVVGSCLVTHNTTLGIASAAAVAAAVSAGIDGAPLAEALEAGAVFAELGERRGYWVAGARIGARIRWAAELAARHTGEALADRLVDVVGTSVASQESVVAAFALAHDAARRATDVADSLATAASLGGDTDTIAAMLGAMLGACAGYHALPREPVETVRRVSALDLDALTRQLLALRTARG; via the coding sequence ATGTCGAACCCCCGCACCGATTCTCCTTCCACGACCGCCGACGCCGCCCGCTTCGACCGCGCGCGCGGCGCGTTCTACGGCCTCGCGCTCGGCGACGCGTTCGGCATGCCCACCCAGTCGCTGAGCCGCGAGGCGATCCGCGCGCGGTTCGGCCGCATCACGCGGCTGGTCGATGCCGGCCCGGACCAGCCGATCGCGCCGAACCTGCGCGCCGGCTCGATCACCGACGACACCGAGCAGGCCGTGCTGGTCGCGCAGTTGCTGGTGGACGGCCACGGCACGATCGCGCCGCTCGAATTCGCGCGCCGGCTGATCGCCTGGGAAGCGGACATGAAGGCGCGCGGCTCGCTCGACCTGCTCGGGCCGTCCACGCGGCGCGCCACCCAAGCGATCGTCGACGGCGAGGACGTGACGCGCGCGGGCCGCTTCGGCACCACCAACGGCGCGGCGATGCGCGTGACGCCGGTGGGCATCGCCACGCCGCTCGACGCGCCCGAGGCGTTCGTCGACGCGGTGGTCGGCTCGTGCCTCGTCACGCACAACACCACGCTCGGCATCGCCAGCGCGGCGGCGGTGGCGGCCGCGGTGTCGGCCGGCATCGACGGCGCGCCGCTCGCCGAGGCGCTCGAGGCCGGCGCCGTGTTCGCCGAACTCGGCGAGCGGCGCGGCTACTGGGTGGCCGGCGCGCGGATCGGCGCGCGGATCCGCTGGGCCGCCGAACTGGCCGCGCGACACACGGGCGAGGCGCTCGCGGACCGGCTCGTCGACGTGGTCGGCACCTCGGTCGCCTCGCAGGAGTCGGTGGTGGCGGCCTTCGCGCTCGCGCACGACGCCGCGCGCCGCGCCACCGACGTCGCCGACTCGCTCGCCACCGCCGCGAGCCTCGGCGGCGACACCGACACCATTGCCGCGATGCTCGGCGCGATGCTCGGCGCCTGCGCCGGCTACCACGCGCTGCCGCGCGAACCCGTCGAGACCGTGCGCCGCGTCAGCGCGCTCGATCTCGATGCCCTGACCCGGCAGTTGCTCGCGTTGCGCACCGCGCGCGGCTAG
- a CDS encoding PfkB family carbohydrate kinase, with translation MSAPPRLIHTGQVLVDLIMRVGALPPPGGDVLADDARFEVGGGFNVMAAARRSGMTVVYAGGHGSGRFGEMVRATLTAEGVTLAAPCVAGHDTGICVALVDATAERTFVTHLGAEARLERGVLDALAATPHDIVYVSGYSLCVSDKAAVLADWLEALPGGTRVAFDPGPLAATIEPALLARVMRCTRIWTGNREEALRDAQCGTAEAALAAIAARLPADALTLVRDGERGCLLACEGQVMRVNGFAVTAIDSNGAGDAHTGVLLAALAEGTAPAAAARRANAAAALAVTRFGPATAPSRAEIDALVAGA, from the coding sequence ATGAGCGCGCCGCCCCGTCTGATCCATACCGGGCAGGTGCTGGTGGACCTGATCATGCGCGTCGGCGCGCTGCCGCCGCCGGGCGGCGACGTGCTGGCCGACGACGCGCGTTTCGAGGTGGGCGGCGGCTTCAACGTGATGGCCGCCGCGCGGCGCAGCGGCATGACGGTGGTCTACGCGGGCGGCCACGGCAGCGGCCGGTTTGGCGAGATGGTGCGCGCCACGCTGACGGCCGAGGGCGTGACGCTGGCCGCGCCATGCGTTGCCGGACACGACACCGGCATCTGCGTGGCGCTCGTCGACGCCACCGCCGAGCGCACCTTCGTCACGCATCTGGGTGCCGAGGCGCGGCTGGAGCGCGGCGTGCTCGACGCGCTCGCCGCGACGCCGCACGATATCGTCTACGTGAGCGGCTACAGCCTTTGCGTTTCCGACAAGGCGGCGGTGCTGGCGGACTGGCTGGAAGCGCTGCCGGGCGGCACGCGCGTGGCCTTCGATCCGGGGCCGCTCGCCGCCACGATCGAGCCGGCGCTGCTCGCGCGCGTGATGCGATGCACGCGGATCTGGACCGGCAACCGCGAGGAAGCGCTGCGCGACGCGCAGTGCGGGACGGCCGAGGCGGCGCTCGCCGCGATCGCGGCACGGCTGCCGGCCGATGCGCTGACGCTGGTGCGCGACGGCGAGCGTGGCTGCCTGCTGGCGTGCGAGGGGCAGGTCATGCGCGTGAACGGCTTCGCGGTGACGGCCATCGACAGCAATGGCGCCGGCGACGCGCATACCGGCGTGCTGCTCGCCGCGCTCGCCGAAGGCACCGCGCCGGCCGCCGCCGCGCGCCGCGCGAACGCGGCCGCGGCGCTCGCGGTCACGCGCTTCGGGCCGGCCACGGCGCCGTCGCGCGCCGAGATCGACGCGCTCGTGGCCGGCGCCTGA
- a CDS encoding purine-cytosine permease family protein, translating to MASTRPPAHAGKIEARGIEPVPDDECRGHPLQLFWVWFAANISILGLPLGATLVAFQHLAIWQAALVAVLGAAGSFALVGVISIAGRRGHAPSLTLSRAVFGMRGNIGPTIVSLLSRLGWETVNTTTGAYVLLSLGSIVFGSPADAKAAPLLTLASIAIFVAATLVVSGLGHATLLVIQKWSTWIFGALNLVVAAFLAESIDWQAVFAAAPAPAGAVIIGIGTIAAGTGIGWANAGADMSRYQARDVRGGALVASAAFGAGIPLVLLVTLGALLSVGNDRLASATDPIAAIRDLLPHWMAIPYLIAAFGGLLLSNYLSVYSAGLTTLTLGLKVRRVQAVVVDIVAISTGSVYFMLIEGSFYGPFIGFISLLAVPITAWVGIFIVDLSGRETYDAAALLDVSPRSAYWYRGGVEWRAFGAWAIAIVLGLCFLSIGAHGFHGPFADTWLGRNGLGWIVTFVVGGGLYALLGGARRARGLREGRA from the coding sequence ATGGCATCGACCCGCCCACCCGCCCACGCCGGCAAGATCGAGGCGCGCGGCATCGAACCCGTGCCCGACGACGAATGCCGCGGCCATCCGCTGCAACTGTTCTGGGTCTGGTTCGCCGCGAACATCAGCATCCTGGGGCTGCCGCTCGGCGCGACGCTGGTGGCGTTCCAGCATCTCGCGATCTGGCAGGCGGCGCTGGTGGCGGTGCTCGGCGCGGCGGGCTCGTTCGCGCTGGTCGGCGTGATCTCGATCGCGGGGCGGCGCGGCCATGCGCCGAGCCTGACGCTCTCGCGCGCCGTGTTCGGCATGCGCGGCAACATCGGCCCGACCATCGTCTCGCTGCTCTCGCGGCTCGGTTGGGAGACCGTCAACACCACCACCGGCGCCTACGTGCTGCTCTCGCTCGGCTCGATCGTGTTCGGCAGCCCGGCCGACGCGAAGGCCGCGCCGCTGCTCACGCTCGCGTCCATCGCGATCTTCGTGGCGGCCACGCTGGTGGTCTCGGGGCTCGGCCACGCCACGCTGCTGGTGATCCAGAAGTGGTCGACCTGGATCTTCGGCGCGCTGAACCTGGTGGTGGCCGCGTTCCTCGCCGAATCGATCGACTGGCAGGCCGTGTTCGCCGCGGCACCGGCGCCGGCCGGCGCGGTGATCATCGGGATCGGCACGATCGCGGCCGGCACCGGCATCGGCTGGGCCAACGCCGGCGCGGACATGTCGCGCTACCAGGCGCGCGACGTGAGGGGCGGCGCGCTGGTGGCCTCGGCCGCGTTCGGCGCCGGCATCCCGCTGGTGCTGCTCGTCACGCTCGGCGCGCTGCTGTCGGTGGGCAACGACCGGCTCGCCTCGGCCACCGATCCGATCGCCGCGATTCGCGATCTGCTGCCGCACTGGATGGCGATCCCGTACCTGATCGCCGCGTTCGGCGGCCTGCTGCTGTCGAATTATCTGTCGGTCTACTCGGCCGGGCTCACCACGCTGACGCTCGGCCTCAAGGTGCGGCGCGTGCAGGCGGTGGTGGTGGACATCGTCGCGATCAGCACCGGCTCGGTCTACTTCATGCTGATCGAGGGCAGCTTCTACGGCCCGTTCATCGGCTTCATCTCGCTGCTCGCGGTGCCGATCACGGCCTGGGTCGGGATCTTCATCGTCGACCTGTCCGGGCGCGAGACCTACGACGCCGCCGCGCTGCTCGACGTGAGCCCGCGCAGCGCCTACTGGTATCGCGGCGGCGTGGAATGGCGCGCGTTCGGTGCCTGGGCGATCGCGATCGTGCTCGGCTTGTGCTTCCTGTCGATCGGCGCGCACGGCTTCCACGGGCCGTTCGCCGACACCTGGCTCGGCCGCAACGGGCTTGGCTGGATCGTCACGTTCGTGGTCGGCGGCGGCCTATATGCGCTGCTCGGCGGCGCGCGGCGCGCGCGCGGCCTGCGCGAGGGCAGGGCATGA